Proteins from one Aspergillus nidulans FGSC A4 chromosome VIII genomic window:
- a CDS encoding FAD-dependent oxidoreductase (transcript_id=CADANIAT00001303) — translation MSMKLVKGVLYGEGEHHEKPKQTHIIIIGAGLTRLLLAQGLRKLNARLEAEGQSAPFTFSIHERDESSFYRGGGFSLNIHWALQQLYDILPEELSARIFDQMGSFTFLNLQTGEPALKTTIPPGWKGARMSRVRFLQLLMTNLDIHYSHRLSQITFPTDDTVRAHIENGDQETGYLLIGADGTNSVVRRFVYGAENSKNTQLPIRMLNCRSEYPLEELKACLRVDPHLFHAGIPCKMAILCSLFWICRRRGRRTETPSDPPPELPEQLAWLKHMAKHWANPVHDLIYGMPDDSIVQVIRVQEWMPNDANRRPTDGRITTVGDAAHLMTSFRGENANHGVVDVAQLLALLAPSGNKPTDLKEVASTYEKEMVQRSRPPTVKAQEACLDANHYSKITSDSPFLS, via the exons ATGTCCATGAAACTCGTGAAGGGTGTCCTGTACGGAGAAGGGGAACACCATGAGAAGCCCAAGCAAACacatatcatcatcatcggtGCAGGTCTCACAAGACTCCTGCTTGCGCAGGGGCTGCGAAAGCTGAACGCGCGACTGGAGGCAGAAGGCCAGTCCGCGCCCTTCACATTCAGTATTCATGAGCGCGACGAATCCTCGTTCTACCGCGGCGGTGGGTTCAGTCTGAACATCCACTGGGCGCTGCAGCAACTCTACGACATTTTGCCGGAGGAACTATCCGCACGAATTTTCGA CCAGATGGGCTCATTTACCTTTCTGAACCTCCAAACTGGAGAGCCCGCGCTCAAAACTACAATTCCTCCCGGGTGGAAGGGGGCGCGCATGTCGCGAGTCAGGTTCCTACAGCTGCTCATGACCAACCTCGATATCCACTACTCGCACCGTCTGTCGCAGATTACGTTTCCCACCGATGATACAGTTCGGGCTCACATTGAAAATGGTGATCAGGAGACGGGATATCTCCTCATCGGCGCAGATGGCACAAATTCCGTCGTGCGCCGGTTTGTGTATGGCGCGGAGAATTCCAaaaacacccaattgcccatACGCATGCTCAATTGCCGCTCTGAATATCCtcttgaagagctgaagGCTTGTTTGAGGGTCGATCCGCATCTCTTCCATGCCGGGATCCCGTGCAAGATGGCTATTTTATGTTCGCTTTTCTGGATATGCCGCCGCCGGGGTCGAAGAACG GAAACACCGTCCGATCCGCCACCCGAGCTTCCTGAGCAACTAGCATGGTTGAAGCACATGGCCAAACATTGGGCGAATCCCGTGCATGACCTGATCTACGGTATGCCGGATGATAGCATTGTTCAAGTTATCCGTGTGCAAGAGTGGATGCCGAATGATGCCAATCGGCGTCCGACAGACGGACGAATCACCACGGTGGGAGATGCCGCTCATCTAATGACGTCTT TTCGCGGAGAGAATGCCAATCATGGCGTCGTTGATGTGGCCCAGCTACTCGCTCTGTTAGCACCCAGTGGAAACAAACCAACTGATTTGAAGGAGGTTGCGAGCACGTATGAAAAAGAGATGGTCCAGCGATCTCGACCGCCAACGGTCAAGGCCCAAGAGGCTTGCCTGGACGCCAATCACTATTCCAAGATAACTTCTGACAGCCCGTTCCTGTCTTGA
- a CDS encoding uncharacterized protein (transcript_id=CADANIAT00001295), whose product MADDTNAAWPIADEALSQQLLDLVQSATHYRQLKKGANETTKTLNRGTSELVILAADTTPLPIILHLPLLCEDKNVPYVYVPSKLALGRATGVSRPVIAASITTNEASDLMPQIRAIKVQVERLMI is encoded by the exons ATGGCCGATGACACCAACGCCG CCTGGCCCATCGCCGATGAGGCTCTCTCtcagcagctcctcgacctcgTTCAGTCTGCCACCCACTACCGTCAGCTGAAGAAGGGTGCTAACGA GACCACCAAAACCCTCAACCGCGGTACTTCGGAGCTCGTTATCCTCGCTGCCGACACCACCCCCCTCCCCATCATCCTGCACCTGCCGCTCCTCTGTGAGGACAAGAACGTACCCTACGTCTACGTGCCCAGCAAGCTTGCCCTGGGTCGTGCGACCGGTGTTTCCCGCCCCGTTATTGCGGCTAGCATCACCACCAACGAGGCCAGTGATCTGATGCCCCAGATCCGCGCCATCAAGGTGCAGGTTGAGCGCTTGATGATCTAG
- a CDS encoding uncharacterized protein (transcript_id=CADANIAT00001297), whose amino-acid sequence MVALRCYVRAFILRRFHAEDGIMVVCGVCCIGFMACLVGESKVGMGQYLAAIEKQDHRGKLTQWIWWRSLVVALGISLAKISVGLFLLRFTAQNKWLKWFNIGSAAWDSELRAKESTKCFTLPVFLGIGRSNAYFLYATLPIFMFYNVQVNKRSKMSLMGILGLGYFACAAAIVKTVFQTRYFFDKEAYRVELAVGIIAASFPTIKPLVKSIIGSTRGQSSRSYGRSHKHTGEAYGLNSHALSALSPNLHDQEEDKYRVQIHAKYPSLSASEDGSEENLARDRRQIPLNLGIVQTTEVIVHTEDSADLNMGSAMMGPRRTIEDRI is encoded by the exons ATGGTGGCATTACGATGCTACGTCCGGGCCTTTATCCTCCGCCGATTCCATGCTGAGGATGGCATTATGGTTGTCTGTGGG GTCTGCTGCATTGGCTTCATGGCCTGTCTTGTCGGCGAGAGCAAAGTGGGTATGGGCCAATATCTCGCGGCGATCGAAAAGCAAGACCACCGGGGCAAGCTCACCCAGTGGATATGGTGGCGCTCTCTTGTTGTTGCCCTGGGGATCAGTttggccaagatatctgtaggcctcttccttctccggtTCACAGCTCAGAATAAGTGGTTAAAGTGGTTTAACATTGGCTCG GCAGCGTGGGATTCTGAACTGCGAGCAAAAGAATCAACAAAATGTTTTACACTCCCAGTGTTTCTGGGCATCGGCCGATCTAACGCCT ATTTCCTCTATGCCACCCTCCCTATCTTCATGTTCTACAACGTCCAGGTGAACAAGCGGTCCAAGATGTCGCTAATGGGCATCCTGGGTTTGGGTTACTT TGCGTGCGCTGCCGCTATTGTAAAAACGGTTTTCCAAACTCGCTATTTCTTCGATAAAGAGGCGTACCG CGTCGAGTTAGCCGTCGGCATCATCGCCGCTTCCTTTCCAACAATCAAACCTCTCGTAAAGAGCATTATCGGCAGCACGCGCGGTCAAAGCAGCCGTAGTTACGGCCGATCCCACAAACACACTGGCGAGGCCTACGGCCTAAACAGCCACGCCCTCAGCGCGCTCAGCCCAAATCTCCAcgaccaggaggaggacaaATACCGCGTGCAGATACACGCAAAGTATCCGTCACTGTCAGCATCGGAGGACGGCAGTGAAGAGAACCTGGCACGCGACCGGAGGCAGATTCCCCTGAATTTGGGAATTGTGCAGACGACCGAGGTGATTGTGCATACAGAGGATAGTGCGGACCTGAATATGGGCTCCGCGATGATGGGGCCCAGGAGAACAATAGAGGACCGGATTTAA
- a CDS encoding zinc-binding alcohol dehydrogenase family protein (transcript_id=CADANIAT00001302): protein MTAEHDAAILPKPGGPLAVGKRATPEPGPNDVLIEVKAVALNPCDYYQRDYGMPPVPIYPAVIGGDAAGVVAKLGPSVTAGSVPGPGSRVIAFASSFYQNGSPDHGAFQKYALAQSEAVIPLPDNLSFEEGTIFPLAVLTALTAWTTIGIPLDTRYTPADKQAVLIWGASSSVGSFAVQSAKTLGFTVYATASPKHHDLVKKLGADAVFDYKDSDVVSKIVDAVKKDGVYLHTAHCVVDGALQPTLDILKGTKGDAFAKVAHSPVLPEGHPTLDNTQITFNFPSMDKVARSKHIKEVFHGWLHSGLKDGKIVPSPNIQIEEDGLDGINAALDKLKAGVSGTKIVVPV from the coding sequence ATGACTGCCGAGCACGATGCTGCCATTCTCCCCAAGCCGGGCGGTCCCTTGGCCGTCGGCAAGCGGGCCACCCCTGAGCCTGGTCCCAACGACGTCCTCATCGAAGTGAAGGCCGTGGCCTTGAACCCCTGTGATTATTACCAGCGGGACTATGGCATGCCACCGGTGCCAATCTACCCTGCGGTCATCGGAGGTGATGCAGCTGGTGTGGTCGCCAAACTCGGCCCGAGTGTCACGGCAGGCTCTGTGCCTGGTCCCGGAAGCCGAGTCATTGCCTTTGCCTCGTCCTTCTACCAGAACGGCTCCCCCGACCACGGAGCCTTCCAAAAATACGCCCTGGCCCAGTCCGAAGCGGTCATCCCCCTTCCAGACAATCTCTCGTTTGAAGAAGGCACCATCTTCCCCCTGGCTGTCTTGACGGCTCTAACGGCTTGGACTACGATCGGTATTCCGCTCGATACTCGGTATACTCCTGCGGACAAGCAAGCGGTCCTAATCTGGGGCGCGTCTAGCAGTGTCGGCTCATTCGCCGTCCAATCAGCCAAGACCCTTGGTTTTACTGTCTACGCTACGGCCAGTCCTAAGCACCATGACCTAGTTAAGAAGCTCGGAGCTGATGCGGTCTTTGATTATAAAGACAGCGACGTTGTCTCCAAGATTGTCGACGCCGTGAAGAAGGATGGTGTATACTTGCACACGGCGCACTGTGTCGTGGATGGCGCCCTGCAGCCTACGTTAGACATTCTAAAGGGAACTAAGGGGGATGCCTTTGCTAAGGTAGCGCATTCGCCTGTTCTCCCCGAAGGCCATCCGACTCTCGATAACACCCAAATTACTTTCAACTTTCCCTCCATGGACAAGGTGGCGCGGAGTAAGCACATCAAGGAGGTCTTCCATGGGTGGCTGCATTCTGGTTTGAAGGATGGAAAAATCGTCCCTAGCCCGAATATCCAAATTGAGGAGGACGGTCTCGATGGAATAAACGCAGCCCTagacaagctcaaggctGGAGTCAGTGGTACGAAGATTGTTGTGCCAGTTTAA
- a CDS encoding alpha/beta hydrolase (transcript_id=CADANIAT00001294) — MRLAVAASLLFTMVTGRPHGSPSFNTSKLAYYPAPENNGLGVAVLVLPGGGYSYVSLDREGTNSTTYLNAKGYDAWVLDYSTAETAATPLYPVPLEEALGAVRYIRSQKRVKVDKLGIWGYSAGGHLAAVTVTNPEADLDFGILTYPVISMDAAITHNGSRTNLLGDNPPEKLVKKMSAETRVTDKTPPIFIYHSANDATVPVENALRFINALTEKDRPYQALILPDAAHGIALALDDPQRNWTPELDRFLTYSI; from the exons ATGAGACTTGCAGTTGccgcttctcttcttttcacCATGGTGACTGGCCGTCCGCATGGTAGCCCCAG CTTCAACACATCAAAGTTAGCCTACTATCCAGCACCAGAGAACAACGGCCTCGGTGTCGCCGTGCTCGTCCTCCCCGGCGGTGGCTACTCGTACGTCTCACTCGACCGAGAGGGCACCAACTCGACCACTTACCTCAACGCAAAGGGCTACGATGCCTGGGTGCTAGACTACTCTACGGCCGAAACAGCGGCAACACCACTTTACCCAGTACCACTAGAAGAAGCCCTCGGCGCTGTCCGCTACATACGCAGCCAGAAGCGAGTCAAGGTTGACAAACTCGGTATCTGGGGTTACTCGGCTGGAGGCCACCTCGCAGCGGTCACTGTGACAAACCCAGAAGCTGATCTTGATTTCGGCATTTTAACGTACCCTGTTATCTCAATGGATGCAGCAATTACTCACAATGGTTCGCGGACAAATCTGCTAGGCGACAACCCGCCAGAGAagttggtgaagaagatgtcTGCAGAGACTAGGGTTACGGACAAGACACCGCCTATTTTCATCTACCACTCGGCGAATGACGCAACAGTGCCTGTGGAGAATGCGCTGAGGTTTATCAATGCTCTTACGGAGAAGGATCGGCCCTACCAGGCGCTGATTCTCCCTGATGCAGCACATGGGATTGCCTTGGCACTTGATGATCCGCAGCGTAATTGGACGCCGGAGCTGGATCGGTTCTTGACGTATTCGATTTGA
- a CDS encoding tyrosinase family protein (transcript_id=CADANIAT00001296), which translates to MRFSLTTMVAALAAIPHATATLKDVDEWDILAGKALANQVLYQFTKPRYTDSECTPFNAAVRREWGSLTKQERKEYIDAVICLTKSPSKIDPALAPGARTRYDDFVAVHINQTLRIHTTGNFLTWHRYFTWAYEQALRNECGYTGYQPYWSWGKYVDDLLGSPIFDGSEYSMSGDGSYIPHDGPEVFEGVFLEPGNGGGCVTSGPFKNFTVNLGPLWVTLNVPGVEKQNGTGLDYNPRCLRRDINPDAARWTTVEEVVDLINNYRDISSFQDRLQGDFVNGYIGVHTGGHYTIGGDPAGDFYASPGDPAFFLHHAAIDRVFWTWQNLDPARRTFVVYGPTLLPGRGPSPNATLDDVQYFDVLAEAKTILSLFCKCREA; encoded by the exons ATGCGCTTCTCTTTGACTACCATGGTGGCAGCTCTTGCTGCCATCCCTCACGCTACGGCCACCTTGAAGGACGTTGACGAATGGGATATTCTGGCGGGAAAGGCTTTAGCGAACCAGGTGCTCTACCAGTTTACCAAGCCCCGGTATACTGATAGCGAATGCACCCCGTTCAATGCTGCCGTCCGTCGGGAATG GGGATCTCTCACCAAGCAAGAACGGAAGGAGTACATCGATGCTGTGATCTGTCTTACTAAGAGCCCTTCAAAGATCGACCCTGCCCTTGCTCCCGGCGCGCGGACTCGTTACGATGACTTTGTTGCGGTCCACATCAACCAGACCCTGAGAATCCACACCACG GGTAACTTCTTGACCTGGCACCGGTACTTTACCTGGGCCTACGAACAGGCCCTCCGCAACGAGTGCGGCTATACTGGCTACCAGCCATACTGGTCGTGGGGCAAATACGTTGACGACCTCTTAGGCTCGCCTATCTTCGACGGTTCTGAATATAGCATGTCCGGCGATGGCTCTTACATACCTCATGATGGCCCCGAAGTGTTTGAAGGCGTCTTCCTGGAGCCTGGAAACGGCGGTGGCTGCGTCACCTCTGGCCCATTCAAGAA CTTCACCGTCAACCTCGGCCCGCTCTGGGTGACTCTTAACGTCCCTGGTGtggagaagcagaatggCACCGGCCTTGACTATAACCCGCGCTGCCTGCGCCGTGATATCAACCCTGACGCTGCTAGATGGACCACAGTTGAGGAAGTCGTCGACCTGATCAATAACTATCGTgatatctcctccttccaggATCGCCTGCAGGGCGATTTCGTTAATGGCTACATCGGCGTCCACACCGGCGGCCATTACACTATCGGCGGCGACCCTGCGGGTGACTTCTATGCCTCACCAGGCGAtcctgctttcttcctgCACCACGCGGCTATAGACCGTGTGTTCTGGACCTGGCAGAACCTTGACCCGGCTAGGCGCACTTTCGTCGTCTACGGGCCAACTCTACTGCCGGGACGAGGTCCTAGTCCGAACGCGACTTTGGATGATGTGCAGTACTTCGACGTTCTTGCTGAGGCTAAGACAATTC TATCCCTCTTTTGCAAG TGCCGTGAGGCTTAA
- a CDS encoding uncharacterized protein (transcript_id=CADANIAT00001301) yields MSTDKAEVVESPPQGARFFLRNPVLRDWVSFNLDEVCKADTKLVETLRTCGDREEPADSAIGRAFGFAPGKTYWDFIANDGEGEDKGWRQRRFAQGIKCRAAGNPQTHHHLHSAFDWAGLGEATVIDVSIVRCGWLRGHVSIELAKAFPDLEFVVQDFEGLKSFHDGVPDELKSRISFEAQDILQPNAHPNADVYLLRSICMTDGTRVLIADFIGPENTQSGPMWLERLSTIQSMQMMTMVNAPERSEKDWINVVKRVDSRYSVKPMVTPAGTAMSVIEIVFNASA; encoded by the exons ATGAGTACGGACAAAGCCGAAGTCGTGG AATCACCGCCACAAGGAGCCAGGTTCTTCCTGCGCAACCCGGTCCTCCGCGACTGGGTCTCCTTCAACCTGGATGAGGTCTGTAAAGCCGATACGAAGCTGGTGGAGACCCTGAGAACCTGCGGGGACAGAGAGGAGCCTGCCGACTCGGCCATTGGGCGTGCCTTTGGATTCGCCCCTGGCAAGACCTATTGGGATTTTATTGCCAAcgatggcgagggcgaggacaAGGGCTGGCGGCAGAGACGGTTTGCCCAGGGCATAAAGTGCCGCGCGGCCGGGAATCCCCAGACGCACCACCACTTGCACTCGGCGTTTGACTGGGcagggctgggagaagctACGGTCATTGACGTAAGTATTGTGCGCT GTGGGTGGCTCCGCGGGCATGTATCGATCGAGCTGGCCAAGGCGTTCCCGGACCTGGAATTCGTCGTCCAAGACTTTGAGGGCCTCAAGTCTTTCCACGATGGCGTTCCGGATGAGCTCAAGTCGCGGATTAGCTTCGAAGCGCAGGATATCCTGCAGCCGAATGCGCACCCTAACGCCGATGTCTACCTTCTGCGCTCGATTTGCATGACTG ACGGCACCCGGGTCCTGATTGCCGATTTTATCGGGCCCGAGAATACTCAATCTGGGCCCATGTGGCTGGAGCGTCTATCAACCATCCAGTCAAtgcagatgatgacgatggtGAATGCGCCCGAGCGATCTGAGAAGGATTGGATCAACGTGGTCAAGCGGGTGGATTCGCGCTATTCGGTCAAGCCGATGGTTACTCCTGCGGGGACTGCTATGTCTGTTATTGAGATTGTATTTAACGCCAGTGCGTAG
- a CDS encoding uncharacterized protein (transcript_id=CADANIAT00001300), protein MANLLSVTVGAVLLAIGAIFYQRLLDTLSLSASLKVVDSMRDIIYLGSLSPAGIEHFQNIFYAEEPTGQRRFAAPVPTRPAKGSVIDATRAGAWCPQGTGDILPFTSRVTNISENCLSLRIARPAGTQKDAKIPVAVWIHGGGHALGSASDILYEPDGLVKLAVSDGMPLIYVGINYRLGIFGFATSKALIDKRDTNAGLRDQRLALELTVIGQSVGASDIGLQLTAFGGDQDVPFQQAIMMSGGPGLNFNSKPGLVANNTAAIAQQLGCQRKDDSQTLECLRDVPFEQLTNLSVAASRAARPPFGEGYFYPTIDGDFIQDRPSQLLRAGKFAKGISLVASWVTNDGAWYALPTTATDDEVLGSFGLWLHNLSEPTKERLLQLYPLEDFKHMIKPENEGRISPQYYRAAQLNRDIWFTCPVLDFTWQYVEAGGVEASRVRLYEFNETRYAPVFDSMGVSMWGVAHLSDIPYLFYNDHLGAGADNSDAQLALARDFSQRIIQFVHGTSGGVGDRLQPWPPAFLNDLSKFSTGDMPSHISLLLFGGPDGSTPASCNEGVGADVETLTDAEKALHWEQLFSRCAFINGQRFREEAGV, encoded by the exons ATGGCTAACCTCTTGAGTGTGACCGTGGGAGCTGTGCTTCTGGCAATCGGTGCGATCTTTTACCAGCGACTTCTAGATACCCTTTCTCTAAGTGCTAGCCTGAAGGTAGTGGACTCCATGCGGGATATTATCTACCTTGGCAGTTTATCCCCTGCTGGCATTGAGCATTTCCAGAACATTTTCTACGCAGAGGAGCCTACGGGCCAGCGACGATTCGCAGCACCTGTTCCGACAAGACCGGCAAAGGGATCTGTCATTGACGCCACGCGGGCTGGTGCCTGGTGTCCACAGGGAACGGGAGATATCCTTCCGTTCACAAGTAGAGTGACCAACATCAGCGAAAACTGTCTGAGCCTGAGAATTGCAAGGCCGGCAGGAACACAGAAAGATGCAAAAATCCCAGTTGCGGTTTGGATCCATGGAG GTGGTCATGCTTTAGGCTCAGCTTCCGATATCCTTTACGAGCCAGACGGCTTGGTAAAGTTGGCTGTTTCTGATGGGATGCCGCTCATATATGTTGGCATAAACTACCGCCTGGGCA TATTCGGCTTCGCAACCAGCAAGGCGTTGATTGACAAAAGGGATACAAATGCAGGGCTTCGGGATCAGCGTCTCGCTTTGGAGT TGACTGTGATCGGACAAAGCGTGGGAGCTAGTGATATTGGCCTGCAGCTAACGGCCTTTGGCGGGGACCAAGATGTTCCATTTCAACAAGCAAT AATGATGTCCGGCGGTCCAGGGCTGAATTTCAACAGCAAGCCAGGTCTGGTTGCGAACAATACTGCAGCAATCGCTCAGCAATTAGGATGCCAGCGTAAGGACGACTCGCAGACATTGGAGTGTCTTCGAGATGTTCCCTTTGAGCAACTGACCAACTTATCGGTTGCTGCATCTCGCGCAGCGCGTCCACCTTTCGGCGAAGGGTATTTTTATCCAACGATCGATGGTGACTTTATTCAAGATAGGCCATCGCAGTTGCTGCGCGCAGGGAAATTCGCCAAGGGGATATCCTTAGTAGCTTCCTGGGTCACAAACGATGGCGCCTGGTACGCGCTGCCGACCACGGCGACAGATGATGAGGTTCTTGGGAGTTTCGGACTATGGCTGCACAATCTCTCAGAGCCCACAAAAGAGAGGCTCCTTCAGCTGTATCCCTTGGAGGATTTCAAACACATGATTAAGCCAGAGAATGAGGGCCGTATTTCACCGCAGTATTATCGCGCAGCACAGCTGAACCGCGATATCTGGTTCACTTGCCCAGTCCTTGATTTCACTTGGCAGTACGTCGAAGCCGGGGGCGTAGAAGCCTCTCGGGTGCGGCTATATGAGTTCAATGAAACTCGATACGCGCCGGTCTTTGATTCCATGGGTGTGTCAATGTGGGGTGTAGCGCATCTCAGTGATATCCCCTACCTATTCTACAATGACCACCTAGGGGCTGGTGCGGACAACTCGGACGCTCAACTTGCGCTGGCTCGAGATTTCAGTCAAAGAATTATCCAGTTCGTGCACGGCACTTCTGGAGGGGTAGGTGATCGGCTTCAGCCATGGCCGCCTGCCTTCTTGAATGATCTTTCGAAATTTTCAACCGGAGACATGCCAAGTCATATCtcattgctgctgtttggTGGGCCCGATGGGTCAACGCCCGCTAGCTGTAATGAAGGTGTTGGAGCTGACGTGGAAACCTTGACTGACGCAGAGAAAGCCCTCCATTGGGAACAGCTGTTCAGTCGTTGTGCATTTATCAACGGGCAGCGATTTAGAGAGGAAGCAGGGGTGTGA
- a CDS encoding uncharacterized protein (transcript_id=CADANIAT00001298) produces MVLELKDSSDDKLSALWQAACIGYANETGKPLGDVALAGVQGPEDLSRHLDAEKDNFEGFRAKRRPLLHAMQAVIAPFEPGLVSSPLPSSRQLQRSWAQWYFSFKERKRNGARQAIWVKEWKDKLAEKWRTKDFEYEGGYAAWCMRVLPEPQRTRWAGFPVLTRPSPIMMWSSNSA; encoded by the exons ATGGTCCTTGAGCTTAAGGATTCCTCCGACGACAAATTGTCTGCTCTCTGGCAAGCTGCTTGCATCGGTTATGCGAATGAGACTGGAAAACCACTTGGAGATGTCGCTCTCGCTGGGGTGCAGGGGCCCGAGGATCTTTCGCGGCACTTGGACGCTGAAAAGGACAATTTCGAAGGCTTTCGGGCGAAGAGACGCCCGCTCTTGCATGCGATGCAGGCTGTGATAGCCCCCTTCGAACCTGGGCTAGTCTCATCGCCGTTACCCAGTTCCCGCCAGCTTCAACGATCATGGGCGCAATGGTATTTCTCATTCAAGGAACGAAAAAG AAACGGCGCGAGACAGGCTATCTGGGTgaaggaatggaaggacAAACTCGCAGAGAAGTGGCGGACTAAGGATTTTGAGTATGAGGGGGGATATGCAGCCTGGTGTATGCGAGTCCTGCCGGAGCCGCAGAGAACGCGGTGGGCAGGATTTCCAGTCTTAACGCGGC CGTCTCCTATAATGATGTGGAGTAGTAACAGTGCTTAA
- a CDS encoding 2EXR domain-containing protein (transcript_id=CADANIAT00001293), translated as MQDFPRFNDLPAELRIQIWRATCPTPGIHVFDVCIPSAQTGWRISQAQKELKSRHVGNGSPSSVFLDQFIASKGKSGLISQRGTTKQSRHTCSNADANCSLTSDPSIYLVADSIRQSCLEALSSIQPRPAAPSLNPNDKISTKINTIHLPLRGQGGKQVHYNSILDILHLRFGPPTSYVSPFDPGVLNPNDGSEDAYLRIFKSGLSDVLLYPWSDEFTLTLQHARRIAVDIADLHLEIGLSPRNRFTRETVYQEVEFLAARLAKGLEVLYVVDYCAGSCRSREMDGMKNTQGELRRMLAYATGEREPDVFHGNGVTYREITSLESLGWNEETPMFIVLKMFAEAIREQQGEEDQSCFQGVRVLACQTSGSC; from the coding sequence ATGCAAGACTTCCCCCGTTTCAACGACCTACCAGCAGAACTGCGCATTCAAATCTGGCGGGCAACATGTCCAACTCCCGGAATTCACGTTTTTGATGTCTGCATCCCTTCTGCGCAGACAGGATGGCGGATATCCCAAGCCCAGAAAGAATTGAAATCAAGACATGTTGGGAACGGATCACCAAGCAGCGTATTTCTTGACCAATTCATTGCCTCAAAAGGCAAGAGCGGACTGATATCTCAGAGAGGCACGACCAAACAATCTCGGCATACATGCAGTAATGCAGACGCCAACTGCAGCCTCACCTCTGACCCGTCAATCTACCTTGTCGCAGACTCCATCCGACAAAGCTGCCTCGAAGCCTTATCATCAATTCAACCACGACCAGCTGCACCCTCGTTGAATCCTAATGACAAGATCAGCACCAAAATCAACACCATCCACCTCCCACTACGAGGTCAAGGGGGCAAACAAGTCCACTACAACAGTATACTCGATATCCTGCACCTCCGTTTCGGCCCTCCAACATCCTACGTCTCTCCCTTTGATCCGGGCGTGCTGAATCCCAACGACGGCTCCGAAGACGCCTATCTCCGTATTTTCAAGAGTGGTCTGTCAGACGTGCTGCTGTACCCCTGGAGCGACGAATTTACATTGACGCTGCAGCATGCAAGACGAATTGCAGTGGATATAGCAGATTTACACCTGGAGATTGGTTTGAGTCCAAGAAACAGGTTTACACGCGAGACGGTCTATCAGGAAGTAGAATTTTTGGCGGCACGGTTGGCGAAGGGGCTGGAGGTGCTGTATGTCGTCGATTATTGTGCTGGGAGCTGTAGAAGTCGGGAGATGGATGGCATGAAAAATACACAGGGAGAGTTGCGAAGGATGTTGGCGTACGCAACTGGCGAAAGAGAACCGGATGTCTTTCATGGGAACGGGGTAACATATCGGGAGATAACATCTCTGGAGAGCCTTGGCTGGAACGAGGAGACTCCGATGTTCATAGTGCTGAAGATGTTTGCTGAAGCCATCCGAGAACagcagggagaagaagatcaaagtTGCTTTCAGGGAGTTAGAGTATTGGCTTGTCAGACATCGGGGTCCTGTTGA
- a CDS encoding protein srpkC (transcript_id=CADANIAT00001299): MSSIRVPPTLPNWPRIDVPQQNRSEERYTVIPSTPLRRYYFNEDDKARVSEIDIALGDWGVSSWTDPHLSENIQPVALRAPEVLIHAPGTQAPTFGTSTPSCLNWGPGTGEGDLDDEGRVKGGLATQRPQLSSDSFMPGLDKEVRDEFASWLRAAMRINPTERASAEDLLRHPWLGAL, encoded by the exons ATGTCGTCCATACGGGTACCTCCCACACTTCCAAACTGGCCACGAATTGACG TCCCCCAGCAGAATCGCTCCGAGGAACGATACACAGTAATCCCATCAACCCCCCTCCGGCGGTACTACTTCAATGAAGACGACAAAGCACGCGTGTCGGAGATTGACATTGCCTTAGGCGACTGGGGCGTCTCTAGCTGGACTGACCCCCACCTCAGCGAGAACATCCAACCCGTGGCCCTGCGAGCGCCCGAGGTCCTTATCCACGCCCCTGGAACGCAAGCGCCGACTTTTGGAACTTCTACGCCGTCGTGCTTGAACT GGGGACCAGGAACTGGTGAGGGAGATCTTGACGATGAGGGACGAGTTAAGGGCGGACTTGCAACGCAGAGGCCACAGCTGTCCTCGGATAGCTTCATGCCTGGTCTGGATAAAGAAGTTAGGGACGAGTTCGCCTCCTGGCTGCGCGCGGCGATGAGGATTAACCCCACTGAGCGGGCTTCTGCTGAGGACCTCTTGCGACATCCCTGGCTAGGTGCACTGTAG